The window TTTGATATATCCCATGTTCAACATGTGACATTTCTCAAGTTTACAGAGGCAGTTGAGGTAGGTCAGTGCATGGGTCTGTGGTGATAGCAGTATCTCATCAGTTTAGTTTAAAAAGTCATTCAAAAATGTATGGTCATAAGCCAGAGGCCAAATCTTAACgttactaattaataaaattaatctattacattaaaaacattattaattctaaataaaaatggGAAAGAGAGCTTCTGTAAAGGCTGCTGCATGGAATGGAACCTGGAAGTGAATCATCAGCAGTTTGATCAATGATAACAGTCAAATTCTGTTATGAATCGAGAAAGCATTATGTGGAATAGTTTGAATAAAGTATCTGTTGTAAATAAGTGCATTATTATAGAAGGACAAGCCAGTATGGCTTATCTGTTAAAGAGCTAGACCTGTCTTTGACCTTCTGTATGACGCAGAACAAGAAACATAGCCTGTGTTTACTTCAATGATGAGAAAAATTTGTAGAGAACTCTGCAATATACACAAACTACCTTAAGAACTATAGAAAAGGTTTACAAAGACTGGTATTTCAAACAGTGAAATCCACAATTACCCACAGTACCACTCACATGGGGATTACATTAATGTGTTAATCATTCCatgaatttagaaaataaaaatctaatggAAGCCTAATTAAAAGATATATTCAAGTTatttcaaatgcaaaaaattGTTGATCATCAAGTGAGAATGTCATTTTTGCTAACAGGCTTGTACCATCCAGTTAACATTTAAACCTTATGGTTTAATGAGTGTGACCTGTATCATAGATTCAAAGTCATCCAGGCTCTGCAACATACATCAAGATCTCATGGTCATTAATATCATCGACcttcatgtttatatatgtgtattgtGCGCCAGCTGGGCAGTGGTGGCACTCTTCTGTTCAGCATATTCGGTGGTCTTTGTCTGTCACCTGTGCCATATTTATCCATGCAGTGAATCAGTGCCCATCTTTGATGAATGCAGTGCTCTTTCCTTGTTGTATTTGAGGAGTTATGTCAGATTCAAACATCTACTACCTTCTGTGCCATTTCTGTACACCTACCGTTTTTATGTAGCCAAATGATTTATTATACAGTGTTTTCATGATAATTTGCTCTGCTTCTGACCCTTGCAAGTACTTATTTAAGATTGTGATTCCTGCTTGTTTCTTAGGCTGATTCTTCATTTAGAACAAGGTATCTTTGTGTGATTTCTTGACTACAGTTGACTACAGTCCTTGATTTGTCCTATGATAACTGCTCTTCCTCCTGCTTAGGTTCTTAGCCCTCCactagaaaaatacaaaatttatgatctttcagcaataaaaaaaataaacattactttcTTCTCTGGGTGTCATAATGAGCAATGCTGCGCATCctccctctgacacactaacactgagttcTTTTAGCCAACTAATCAttcagcagaggtgtgtcaagaaaAGCTATGGGGGCTCTTTAATACAAAAGGCAATACATCTGCTTAATATCTCACTAGGATTGTGAATGACAGGtcagaagtttcctttctttttaactcTCTTCCCATTCTCATGTTTTTTTCAGCTGTTTTCAGGCCATAGTGTGTGCGCATATATATGTATTGATtgatttatctacctatttatgtatttatttatttaaagcgcTTCTGTCAAAAGGCAAATATCCCCCTGGTgattaataaagttctatctatctctttATAATTTGCTCAATTGGATGATAACAAGTTACCTTTTTGACATAACTAAAGTTTTATACATACttcaaattaaacacattttgtgTGACTTATTTGCCAGACTGccagattaaaattaaattaaattaaagtcgcCAGACAATGATCTCATCCTTTGTAATTCTATTCATATAGTGTATTTACTCTAAATACTGTTTTAAAGGTGTGCATATTAGGTAAACTGTCAATTCTAAACTGACCCTGTATAAGTGATTGTGGCCTGGTCCCAGTATTAAATGGATGGCACAAGTTCCCGATAATAGAATACGGTCGTAaagattttgtgcttttttcctacCATGATGTGACTATTTATCCTAAAAGGACAGGGAACATAGGATGTTATGATCACTTTAATATCTTTCTGGACTAGGAGGTTCAATCACATTTCCCCAGTGCCACTTTGCCACCCTAACTGATATCTTCAGAAAAgttaataatgtacagtaaaaatACCAGCAATTGCCATCTACAGaagttttcagatgactcctccatcataggcttcATTAATAATTTAGATGAATCACAGTACAAGAggcttgtggaggactttgttttgTAGTGAAGGAAGAaccacctgcagctcaacatctgcaagacaaaagagttgatgaAGGATTTCTGGAGTGTTTAGGAGCACCTGAGACCTGTCAGCATTCAGGGataggacatggaagtggtgcagagctacaagaacctggaggttcacataaacagcaaactggactggtctgacaacacagtggcactgtagaAAAAGGGCACATGCAGCCCATATATCCTGAGGAGACTCATGTCTTTTGATGTatacagcaagctgctggaaatgttctactagTCCATAGAGGCCAGTGTATTGTTCTACATTGTGGTCTCCTGGAGAGGTAACCTGagttcaaaatatacaaaatgcctgaacaaaaatacagtaatcccccgctctatcgcggttcagctattgaGCTCCCACTACATTgtggatttattaatactattattattacccaCCCCCACTTTTGatttaccagataaacaatttaaagagattgttattttcgtgggaattgttacatatgcattattttcattcttactttaaaacttttgtaaaaacaatatttgtcctttatttcctgccccgggcgtggttaaatatcTTTCTCGTGGCACTTATAACACTGCTCGAGTTGTGAAAGGGAGgtctgaatgcacgctaaagagatgctatcggttcagctggtgtcttgctgctgctgctggccagctgtgtgttgtgcttatcgcgctttgcatcaatcacttaaaagcctgtgcagcagctgtcctttttccactttgcgtctctgccgctcgctttgtGATGGGGGATGGCTGAACAaatgctaagcagaagtggacagatcagctactggctttgtgctgcttctgccaagatgcatgCCTGTTCTGTTTTGAGTTTGTGTGTGGGGctggggggctgaatgcacgctaaggagaagtgctcggatCTGGTCACAATCGCTTTGCTCAAACCCCCGCCTCCCCCGGAGGCtcgctatgctcctgccacttcgtcTTGAgaaggggggagctgaatgcatggtaaggagaagtggactttgtgctggctctgtgctgcttctttttcaacttgtcacgctgcgtgtcaatcatttaaaagcctctacagcagctcttaccctgtctcactgccttgtcttgcgtgaagttaaaatgttttataatagagtgatgttactcatatccttagcccgacatccgcatatcatatgtgtttacaaagtgtgttttaataagtttacatgtgtttaaagtgtgtgggatgggttatttaaggcttaaactataaaaaaaaaatggtctttctatatcgtggattttcacctatagcgggtgggtctggaacataacttccgcgataggcagggGATTACTGTATCAAGAAAGCCATCACAGGACTAACTATGGGCTTACTAGAAGATACCATGGGAAAGAGAAATGCAGCAAAactgaaaaatcccctccaggaggtgctgtcttggagcacttttagccacagactcATGCCtctatggtgtgctaagaagtgcctctggggattGTTTCTACTTGCTGGTATCACGAAATTCAATGCATCCTCCCAATGTCCCAGGCTAAGCACTTATACGTTTCCTTGtatgtgttttgctttttctgcACAACAtatgtcatatttatttatttgtttatttattaatctatctatttaatgattgtattatttgtcctgtgagtttgtatctttgctttttatgtttacaCTGATACATGCATCTAAATTTCTCCTTGTGATAAATtacgtttatctaatctaatctaatctaatctaatctaatctaatctaatctaatctaatctaatctaatctaatctaatctaatctaatcagatATCTAATATAACAGGTTAATGAGAATTTACTCACTGCTACAGAGAGCTTTGATTTTGCAAGAAAGTTAAGAGCTTTTCATATATAATTTTACCTATTTGTTGCAAGAATAAAGCTGTTACACTGCATATATTGACTAGATGCTGCACATCTGTAATTTATGAATTACTTTACATTATTATGATACCTATTCAAGCAGTTAAAAACCCCAGACAGCTCCTTACGAACATCTTTACAAACGAAAATATATAAGATGGGATCCATAAGGTTGTTAAAGCTTAGTAAGCCAAGAGATATCTGGAAGTAAAGAAACATTTTAGCCTCAAAATTGCAAATATTATCAGAAAAAAGCACTCCCACAAATTTAACATAACAGGTTGCATGGTAAGGCCCAAGTCCTATGACAAATATGAATAATACAACGCAAAATAAGCGTTTtatccttttcttttcattttccggAACTGATAAAGATTTGTTAATGACCTTCCGAGTTTTGTCATGTAAAATCAGTAAAACCAGCAGTGGCAAGGGAAAAGTAAATGTTAAAGTTATTAATCGGAAGATAGTGTAAGCTTTCTCTGAAGGATAACTCTCTAAACACAGACCCTCTTTGGCACTTTGATCGAACCCCAGAAAATAAGCTATAGATGTCAACAAGGAAATACTCAGCCAAGCACTTATACAAATTAAGCATGAGTTTCTGAGTTTTTGGTGACTTTGAAACCTTAGAGGATGGACAACAGCCACATACCGTTCCAATGAAATTGTGACTATGAAAAAAGTATTAGTAGTTTGGTTGATCCAGTACATGACACCACTCACAGGACAAGATACTCCCCCAAAATTCCACTTATGACCCTTTCTGTAGTAGTCAATCCATAAAGGTAAGGTGAGGATTTGAAGCAGATCTGACAAAAGCAGATTGATAACAAACACTGGAAGAATGTTTTCTGACTTGATCATGCAGTAAAGACCATAAAGTGCTAATAAATTTATGGGAAGaccaatacaaaaaacaaaaccataaagGACTGGTAAGAATACGACATCAGaattaaaatcaatatttgtacatgttgtgttgttcatttttatacGTGCAGAGTTCTGTTGGAGTCGTTTATAAAACAAAGGATCTGCAGTGACTATAAGACATTGATTGCTTCAGATGGTGATATcttctttgaaatattcccacTGAGGTGTCATCATCAAAAGCTAATGTACCtatcagaaaaaaagcaaaacaacagagTAAGCCAACAGTTTAATATGTACAATTATTTGAACAGTTGCAGCATTTAAAGAGCTGATGCTCCAGAGTGTTTATAAAGATAAATACGTTATTTTTTCGAAATCTACTCAGTGTTACACTTTTTGATGGATGGAACAGGTCCTGGCCAATGATGTTACAGATGAAAATACTACATAAAAATAGAAGGGTAGATATGTGGCTCCAGAGGCATGTACAACTTTAAAAGTTCACATCTCTCACCTGTATTTATTTGACATCAATTAGTTGTGCTAAATCTCAAAGACCATGTACcaatatgggaaaaaaaatagttttgacaGTGTTGGAGACAGACTaagtataaaaaacattttccagACTCTCGAGTAGCCCAGATATGGCTATAGTGGAATTTGATGACAATATGGAAAAGAGGGCATATAACATCCCAAGTGGTCACTTGCAGTATTGTGTACTCATTTTTAGATTATTTGCAGCAGCAGTGAGATATCAGCGTCTGGTGGGAAAACGTTTAAGCTTCCATTTGCAATATGGTGTGATGCATTTAGAGAACATtgtggtgattttatttttttgacagcaGGAGTAATGAACTTCAACCATcttaaagaaatcaattaaattttaaAGGACACTGGCCAACATATCAACCATTTTTCAATGAAAAGGAATATATTTGAGATAGATGGTAGCTTAAGCTAGGGTAAAACCACAGATGCCAAAGGTGAAAGCAGCAATGGAATAGCCTATTTCCAAAAAAGACACAAGGTTTTTTCAAAACTATGCATTATTAAAGGAGGTTTATAGCCCACTTTTCTTAAAAAGGTACCACCATTCACAGGATTAATACAGAAATGGGCATCCAATACAGGTTTGTGGAACCCCCTAAGCTTAATGCCCTTAAAGGTTCCTTTTGAGGTCTCCTAAATTCCCATACACTTTTGCACTCTAGATGGATGCATCAGAGGCAAGACTAGGAGTTGTCTTGTCTCAGCTAATTTATGAAGGGTACTTCCCGATGTTGTATCCCTTCCTGAAGCTATCAATGGCAGACAAAAGCATAAGGAACTTGCAGTAAATTGCATCATGGAGCAACTGAAATACCACTTTCTTTGTCAGAAATTCATGCTGGTCACTGCCTTAAAGTGAATAGCTAATGACAAGGAAAGTAATCTCTTGTGCATTTGGGTTTTGTCATTATTCATTGAATTATTAagcattaattttaatattttttctgtgattttctGTTGATGTCtttgtgatgtcattttgtatttaACTTTGGATATCATCTATGCCCTTTTCTGTTTGTATGTATGGCTGCTGTTGTTTATTTTCACTATGCCCATTGTCAATCACTGTGATATAGGAGTCACGTAACCTTTAATGTCATAGCCCCTCCTCCTGAGAATTAACTCTAGTCAGGAGGAAAAGATCTAGATCAGATGGGTAGAAATAGAAAATGTCCAAGAATTCACATTACTGAGAAGTGTAGTGAACTTCTTTTTGGAACAGAGACATGGAGGAAAAcaataaattttgttaaaatcCTATGTGTGTTTGTCAGTGAAACATGTTAGGAGTGAGGTGACCAAATACAATCAGCAATACCTTCCTATGTCAATGGACAAAACAGCAaccttgtcatgcttgggtcacagaattgcacagaaacacagtagATTGTTGAGTCAGgaacttttattcaaacacttcaaatgaaCATATGTCCCTTTCAAAAGTAAAACGAGCTCCATGTGAAGACAGAGGGGACAGATCCATCTCTTAATTAAAAGTAAACACattttcctcttcataggggtgtgTGTCGGGGTGGGACCCCCAATAGGAGCAGAGGACATCTGgggaaggaaagagagagagagagacaaagcaaagaggacaggtgctgttcagacttttaagtatgcaaagcaccgcgcaAGAAGCATATCATGCGACAGAGCAGCAGCACCagtccagcaagtaagggagcaaagaggaggtaaactgtatttattcccattgtatcagcgtttaaaagggggttttgGAGAAgcatccgtgtcttctaggggtgcgttcagcccccctgttcacaaccTATATCCACTACAATCAAGATCAGAAAGTGGAATTGTATGGGCCACACACTGAGAAAAAAGAACTGTGACATGATAAAACAAGCATTGAAGTGGAACCCCCAAGGAAATGTAAATGTGGATGACCAAAGAACACCAGCCGCAGGGGATTAATTGACCttcaaaaattttgttttttcagggGTGAAACAAAGAACATCGCCAAGCATAGAAAGAGATGGAAGGCTACTGTCTTCACCCAATATCCACCTGGAATGAAATGGACTAAGCCAGAAACTAAACTAAGTCGTCCAACTATATATGTTATGATTGGTattcttcattatttttcattagtTCCTCTGCACATATTTTGCTTTTCCTTATATTTTggttgcagaatttatttctgACATtgattaatttctaaaatgttgttttcaaatgttttttttttcaaaaccattTAGATTTTTATGCCTGATGTAATTGACACAACATCTTAAAATGCCACCAGTGACGATCtttaattatctattatatattatataattatatattaattaagTCAGCGGATAACTTAAAAAATTTTTGTGTTcgtttatttgttctttattattgttattgaactgtgttttgacttcaacttgaatttttttggtttttaagttGATTTTGATGATAGACAAGATGGATTCTTCATAACAGTTCTTGGCTGATTTCTCAACATGTCCCCTCCCAGTCAACTCTACTTGtctcaattttctcttttttttgttaactataatgaTTTAGAATGGTAGTGCTCTACTTTTGATGTTCAAGCTTTGGATTGAAATTCATACTTTTGTGGTGAAGAAATTAGATTATTATTAAAAGGGTATCTTATTTATAGTCGATACGTAGACTTTAATCTCaaagggaagcgaacccaggtccccaggtctcccaactgcgaggcagtagcagtacccactgtgccaccgtgccgcccctaaccaaaaataataattcaataaaaaataatgaaaaatatataatatgaaggcattagtacaataaacatgtacatacagtgcatatagcgcaaatggttcataaagtgactcaggttgtgcaatgttacagTGGAAGTGccagtttacagtgaagtaattgtaattgtaagtaCAAGCATTTCTATtgggagtacttgatggactgattgagtgtgtttatagctcttgggatgaagctgtttctgagcctcaaggTCTGTGCAGGAAAGGGTCTAAAGCATTTGCTGgattggagaagttcaagtaGACTGTGACATGGCTgaatggaatccatgcagatgctggtggctttccttaaGCAGCATGTACTGTAaaagtcctccaggactggaagctGTATCCCTATAACCCTCTGCGCTGTTCACACAATTCgctgtagagctttctgatcagctactATACAGCTATGATATCACATActcatacaatgggttaaaatactctggtacactgagagtaacaatgctaaaccaGCTTTGGTATCTTGGATAGTTTGTTCATTCCATGCACCataatattgttacagaatgattacaatcaagcgCATTAAATTTGTTaacaatatgtaattaattttggaGTATTTAATAAATCCCACATCActgatgtgaatctgaaaaaaggTAGACCAAATACAAAGAGTGGCACTcgtttgacgctgggtgctgctagtttgcaaaaccaagcagaaatatGAGTAAGTTAGATAGTAAAATTAAAGTACTTGCTGCTAGGCTTGAAGAAGTTAAGCAAACATTTATGActcatattgaaatagttgaacaatcgACATCTGCCACTGAtgaaaaagcaatggctgcaaaatcagaatgcaaagtgcttgctgACAAACTGGCTATGctggaagatagatatagaaaGAACAACATCAGAACTAAATGTCTTCCTGAAaaatgtgaaagtccaaacccagtgaaattcatagctgaacaattctctaaaataactggagagaacTTTACATCGGACATCAAGATCTCAGCAGCCTGCCGTATACGTGgattgaatgcctcaaaaccaaAAAGCATGATTGTCTGTTTCAACAAACTATAGGTTGGGAGCATACATCTCTTCTTATACTGAAAGAggacattatatttgaaaa of the Erpetoichthys calabaricus chromosome 2, fErpCal1.3, whole genome shotgun sequence genome contains:
- the LOC127526722 gene encoding G-protein coupled receptor 4-like; this encodes MNNTTCTNIDFNSDVVFLPVLYGFVFCIGLPINLLALYGLYCMIKSENILPVFVINLLLSDLLQILTLPLWIDYYRKGHKWNFGGVSCPVSGVMYWINQTTNTFFIVTISLERYVAVVHPLRFQSHQKLRNSCLICISAWLSISLLTSIAYFLGFDQSAKEGLCLESYPSEKAYTIFRLITLTFTFPLPLLVLLILHDKTRKVINKSLSVPENEKKRIKRLFCVVLFIFVIGLGPYHATCYVKFVGVLFSDNICNFEAKMFLYFQISLGLLSFNNLMDPILYIFVCKDVRKELSGVFNCLNRYHNNVK